A genomic region of Sideroxydans sp. CL21 contains the following coding sequences:
- the hisD gene encoding histidinol dehydrogenase has translation MNITRLSTLQADFDTRLNKLLAFEETADEKLETTVAAILADVKKRGDAAVLECTRKFDRLPLADAAAMELPPAELRAAFEGLPADQRSALEQAAQRVTSYHKKQVQVSWNYLDDDGTMLGQQVTPLDRVGLYVPGGKAAYPSSVLMNALPAKVAGVAELVMVVPTPDGVKNQLVLAAAYLSGVDRVFTIGGAQAVAALAYGTETIPKVDKIVGPGNAYVASAKRRVFGVCGIDMIAGPSEILVICDGKTDPDWVAMDLFSQAEHDELAQAILLSPDAAFIDAVAASANRLLEQMPRKAIIQTALENRGALILVADLDEACRISNRIAPEHLELSVDDPKVWLPKLKHAGAIFMGRYTSESLGDYCAGPNHVLPTSGTARFSSPLGVYDFQKRSSLIQVSPQGAKKLGEIASTLAFGEGLHAHAQSALYRKG, from the coding sequence ATGAATATCACCCGTCTTTCGACCCTGCAAGCCGACTTCGACACAAGGCTGAACAAGTTGCTGGCCTTCGAGGAGACAGCCGACGAAAAGCTGGAAACGACCGTCGCCGCCATCCTTGCCGATGTGAAGAAACGCGGCGATGCCGCCGTTCTGGAATGCACGCGCAAATTCGACCGCCTGCCGTTGGCGGATGCTGCCGCGATGGAATTGCCGCCTGCCGAACTGAGGGCGGCATTCGAAGGGCTTCCCGCCGACCAGCGCAGCGCACTGGAACAGGCTGCACAGCGCGTCACTTCGTATCACAAGAAACAGGTGCAAGTTTCATGGAACTACCTTGACGACGACGGCACCATGCTGGGACAGCAAGTCACGCCGCTGGATCGCGTCGGTCTTTATGTACCGGGCGGCAAGGCGGCCTATCCTTCTTCCGTCTTGATGAATGCCTTGCCAGCGAAAGTGGCCGGGGTTGCCGAGCTGGTCATGGTCGTTCCCACTCCGGACGGCGTAAAGAATCAACTGGTGCTGGCTGCAGCCTATCTATCCGGCGTGGATCGTGTGTTCACCATCGGAGGAGCCCAAGCCGTGGCAGCGCTGGCGTACGGCACGGAGACCATCCCCAAGGTGGACAAGATCGTCGGTCCAGGCAATGCCTATGTTGCTTCCGCCAAGCGCCGTGTGTTCGGCGTGTGCGGCATCGACATGATCGCTGGGCCGTCCGAGATACTGGTCATCTGCGACGGCAAGACCGACCCCGATTGGGTGGCGATGGACTTGTTCTCGCAGGCCGAACACGACGAGCTGGCGCAGGCCATCCTGCTGTCGCCGGATGCGGCTTTCATCGATGCCGTGGCAGCGAGTGCCAACCGGCTGCTGGAACAAATGCCGCGCAAGGCCATCATCCAGACTGCGCTGGAGAACCGCGGCGCGCTGATTCTTGTCGCAGACCTGGACGAAGCCTGCCGTATCAGCAACCGGATCGCCCCGGAGCACCTGGAGTTGTCCGTGGACGACCCCAAGGTTTGGCTGCCCAAACTCAAGCACGCGGGGGCCATCTTCATGGGGCGCTATACCTCGGAGTCGCTGGGTGACTACTGCGCAGGTCCGAATCACGTGCTGCCGACGTCCGGTACGGCGCGTTTTTCCTCGCCGTTGGGCGTGTACGACTTCCAGAAACGCAGCAGCCTGATCCAGGTTTCCCCCCAGGGTGCCAAAAAATTGGGCGAAATCGCCTCTACTCTGGCTTTTGGCGAGGGTTTGCATGCGCACGCCCAGTCCGCGCTGTACCGAAAAGGTTAA
- the hisG gene encoding ATP phosphoribosyltransferase, with protein MITIALSKGRIFEETLPLLKAAGITALEDPETSRKLILPTNRDDVRLIIVRASDVPTYVQYGAADMGVAGKDVLNEHGGEGLYQPLDLNIAKCRMMVAVRNGFDYESAVKQGARLRVATKYVKTAREHFASKGVHVDLIKLYGSMELAPLVGLSDAIVDLVSSGATLKANDLRAVEEIAPISSRLVVNQASLKLKRATIQPMLDAFARAVNN; from the coding sequence ATGATCACCATCGCCTTATCCAAAGGCCGCATCTTCGAAGAGACACTGCCGTTGCTCAAGGCTGCAGGCATCACCGCGCTGGAAGATCCGGAGACTTCCCGCAAACTCATTTTGCCGACCAACCGCGACGATGTGCGCCTGATCATCGTGCGCGCGTCGGATGTGCCGACCTATGTGCAATACGGCGCGGCGGATATGGGCGTGGCGGGCAAGGATGTACTCAACGAACATGGCGGCGAAGGCCTGTATCAGCCGCTGGACTTGAATATTGCGAAGTGCCGCATGATGGTCGCGGTGCGCAACGGCTTCGATTACGAGTCGGCAGTAAAGCAGGGGGCACGTCTGCGCGTGGCGACCAAGTATGTGAAAACAGCGCGCGAGCATTTTGCATCCAAGGGCGTGCATGTCGACCTCATCAAGCTGTACGGCTCGATGGAATTGGCGCCGCTAGTCGGGTTGTCCGACGCCATCGTCGATTTGGTCAGCAGCGGTGCGACATTGAAAGCCAACGATCTCAGGGCGGTGGAAGAGATCGCGCCGATCTCGTCGCGTCTGGTGGTGAATCAGGCATCGCTGAAACTCAAACGTGCAACGATACAACCGATGCTGGATGCCTTTGCCCGGGCTGTTAACAATTAA
- the murA gene encoding UDP-N-acetylglucosamine 1-carboxyvinyltransferase — MQKLAIQGGTPLRGEVRISGAKNAALPIMCASLLTADNLHLTNLPDLHDVGTMRKLLQQMGVMAESATNEITFSGGKVGNWEAPYDMVKTMRAAILVLGPLVARFGDAKVSLPGGCAIGSRPVDLHIKGLQAMGAEITIEHGYIHAKAKQLKGARIFFDIVSVTGTENLMMAAVLADGVTVLENAAREPEVVDLANCLRAMGARITGDGTDAITITGVERLHGATHRIMPDRIESGTFLVAAAATGGSITLRETRADILETVLEKLTEAGAQIRVAGDTIHLEMNGRPKAVNVRTAPHPAFPTDMQAQFMALNCIAEGSAMVVETIFENRFMHVQELRRLGAQIDVEGNTAVVRGVGHMEGATVMATDLRASACLVIAGLVAQGETVIDRIYHLDRGYEHIENKLSQLGANIRRLK, encoded by the coding sequence ATGCAAAAACTAGCCATCCAGGGCGGGACTCCTTTACGCGGGGAAGTGCGTATCTCCGGCGCCAAGAATGCCGCCCTGCCCATCATGTGCGCCAGCCTGCTGACAGCAGATAACTTGCATCTGACCAATCTGCCCGATCTGCACGACGTCGGCACCATGCGCAAACTGTTGCAGCAAATGGGTGTAATGGCGGAATCTGCAACGAATGAGATCACTTTCAGCGGCGGCAAAGTCGGCAATTGGGAAGCGCCATATGACATGGTCAAAACCATGCGCGCCGCAATTCTTGTGCTGGGTCCGCTGGTGGCACGTTTTGGTGATGCCAAGGTCTCATTGCCCGGAGGCTGTGCCATCGGTTCGCGCCCGGTTGATCTGCATATCAAAGGACTGCAGGCGATGGGCGCGGAGATCACCATCGAACACGGCTACATCCACGCCAAAGCGAAGCAGCTCAAAGGTGCACGCATTTTCTTCGATATTGTCAGCGTCACCGGCACCGAGAACCTGATGATGGCGGCGGTATTGGCCGACGGTGTGACCGTGCTGGAGAACGCCGCACGCGAACCGGAAGTGGTGGATCTGGCAAATTGCCTGCGCGCGATGGGCGCCAGGATCACCGGCGACGGGACGGATGCCATTACCATTACCGGCGTAGAACGGCTGCACGGAGCTACCCATCGCATCATGCCAGACCGTATCGAAAGCGGCACCTTCCTGGTGGCGGCCGCGGCGACGGGGGGCAGCATCACCTTGCGCGAGACGCGTGCCGACATCCTGGAAACCGTGCTGGAGAAACTCACCGAGGCGGGAGCGCAGATCAGGGTCGCTGGCGATACCATCCATCTGGAAATGAACGGGCGCCCGAAAGCGGTGAACGTGCGCACGGCCCCGCACCCTGCATTCCCCACCGATATGCAGGCGCAGTTCATGGCGCTCAACTGCATCGCGGAAGGCAGTGCGATGGTGGTGGAAACTATTTTCGAGAACCGCTTCATGCATGTGCAGGAATTGCGCCGTCTCGGCGCGCAGATTGATGTCGAAGGAAACACCGCGGTCGTGCGCGGCGTGGGGCATATGGAAGGTGCAACGGTGATGGCGACCGACCTGCGAGCTTCCGCTTGTCTGGTCATCGCCGGATTGGTTGCACAGGGGGAGACGGTCATCGACCGCATCTACCATCTGGATCGCGGCTACGAGCACATCGAAAACAAACTATCGCAGCTCGGTGCTAACATTCGCCGCTTGAAGTAG
- a CDS encoding STAS domain-containing protein — MIQREGNVLRISGNLTMDSIGTTFGDAMQPMDGKDWTIDLAQVEAADSAAVSLLLAWLRNAQRHEAKLNFINVPDNLHSLAGLYGVADALPLNHSSL, encoded by the coding sequence GTGATTCAGCGCGAAGGCAACGTTTTGCGGATATCGGGTAACCTGACCATGGATAGCATTGGCACGACATTCGGCGATGCCATGCAACCGATGGATGGAAAGGATTGGACGATCGACCTGGCACAGGTCGAGGCGGCTGATTCCGCTGCAGTGAGTTTGCTGTTGGCATGGCTGCGCAATGCGCAACGTCATGAGGCCAAGTTGAACTTTATCAATGTGCCGGACAATCTGCACAGTCTTGCCGGCCTGTATGGGGTGGCCGATGCGCTGCCGTTGAATCACTCATCACTTTAA
- a CDS encoding ABC transporter substrate-binding protein, which yields MKNIFLLFSGAMLLCQSFVVRADMPDPDVLIKNTVHEVLDVVRGDKELRSGNQKKLLELVDAKVLPHFNFEHMTKLAVGKSWRTATPEQKKALMSEFRVLLVRTYTKAFTSYRDQVVEIKPFKMDPAATDVTVKTAIVKPGSSQQPVLVDYDMEKMPDGWKVYDLTVEGVSLVTSYRGTFADQIQQVGIDGLIKTLTDKNNSAATNAAVAEKADSK from the coding sequence ATGAAAAATATATTCCTATTGTTCTCCGGCGCGATGTTGCTTTGCCAGTCGTTTGTCGTGCGTGCCGACATGCCGGATCCGGATGTATTGATCAAAAATACGGTGCATGAGGTGCTGGATGTCGTGCGCGGCGACAAAGAACTGCGTTCCGGCAACCAGAAGAAGTTGCTGGAATTGGTGGATGCAAAAGTCCTGCCGCATTTCAACTTCGAACACATGACGAAGCTGGCCGTTGGTAAATCATGGCGTACGGCGACGCCGGAGCAGAAAAAGGCGCTGATGAGCGAGTTCCGAGTCTTGCTGGTGCGTACATACACCAAGGCTTTCACCTCCTACCGTGACCAGGTCGTCGAAATCAAGCCATTCAAGATGGATCCTGCGGCAACGGATGTGACCGTCAAAACCGCCATCGTCAAACCCGGCAGTTCGCAACAGCCGGTGCTGGTGGATTACGACATGGAAAAAATGCCGGATGGCTGGAAAGTATACGACCTGACAGTGGAGGGCGTAAGCTTGGTGACCAGCTATCGCGGTACGTTCGCCGATCAGATTCAGCAAGTCGGTATCGACGGTTTGATCAAGACACTGACCGACAAGAATAATTCAGCTGCGACCAACGCCGCGGTGGCGGAAAAGGCAGACAGCAAGTGA
- the mlaD gene encoding outer membrane lipid asymmetry maintenance protein MlaD produces the protein MERTTLDLWVGVFVVAGIAALVVLALKVGNLSTYNVSESYQLQAHFTNVGGLKPTASVRSAGVLVGRVTSIVLDTSNYDAKVTMSIDKRYQFPKDTFANILTSGLLGEQYIGLIPGGDDKMLQNGEEFKKTQSAVVLEDLIGKFLYNSTDTKK, from the coding sequence ATGGAACGTACGACATTGGATTTATGGGTGGGCGTTTTCGTGGTGGCAGGCATCGCGGCGTTGGTGGTGCTTGCACTCAAGGTGGGGAACCTGAGTACCTACAATGTCTCGGAATCCTATCAATTGCAGGCGCACTTCACCAATGTAGGCGGGTTGAAGCCTACGGCTTCGGTACGGAGCGCCGGCGTGCTGGTGGGACGGGTGACCAGCATCGTGCTGGATACCAGTAATTACGATGCCAAGGTAACCATGAGTATCGACAAGCGTTACCAGTTTCCCAAGGACACCTTTGCCAATATTCTGACCTCCGGTTTGCTGGGGGAGCAGTACATCGGCCTGATACCGGGCGGCGATGACAAAATGCTGCAAAATGGAGAAGAGTTCAAGAAAACCCAATCTGCCGTGGTGCTGGAGGATCTGATAGGCAAGTTCCTCTATAACAGTACAGATACAAAGAAGTAA
- the mlaE gene encoding lipid asymmetry maintenance ABC transporter permease subunit MlaE, protein MNIVGGLRGIGKRVVNAVWRTGYGARFFLMTLLYSGMSFRRFRLTMREIFFSGVMSLIIILVAGMFVGMVLGLQGYETLKRYGSESALGSLVALSLVRELGPVLAALLFASRAGSAMTAEIGLMKATEQIDAMELMAVNPIARVVAPRFWAGVISMPLLAALFSAMGVFGGYVVGVVNIGVDEGSFWSQMQGSVDFQHDILNGVIKSLVFGLAVTAIALFEGYDAPPTAEGVSGATTRTVVESSLAILMLDFILTAFMFQGA, encoded by the coding sequence ATGAACATAGTCGGCGGTTTGAGGGGTATCGGGAAACGCGTAGTGAACGCCGTCTGGCGTACTGGGTACGGCGCGCGTTTTTTCCTGATGACGTTGCTCTACTCGGGCATGAGTTTTCGCCGCTTCCGCCTGACGATGCGGGAGATATTCTTCTCGGGCGTGATGTCGCTTATCATCATCCTCGTGGCCGGCATGTTCGTCGGCATGGTGCTGGGATTGCAGGGGTATGAGACGCTCAAGCGCTACGGTTCAGAATCGGCGCTGGGTTCACTGGTGGCGCTGAGCCTGGTGCGCGAACTGGGGCCGGTGCTGGCGGCGCTGCTTTTTGCCAGTCGTGCTGGTTCGGCAATGACGGCGGAGATCGGCCTGATGAAGGCCACCGAACAGATCGATGCGATGGAGCTGATGGCAGTGAATCCCATTGCGCGAGTAGTGGCGCCGCGTTTCTGGGCGGGGGTGATCTCCATGCCCTTGCTGGCGGCATTATTTTCGGCGATGGGTGTGTTCGGCGGTTATGTGGTCGGCGTGGTGAATATCGGCGTGGACGAGGGTTCGTTCTGGTCGCAGATGCAGGGGTCGGTGGATTTTCAGCATGACATACTGAACGGCGTGATCAAGAGTCTGGTGTTTGGACTGGCGGTCACGGCCATCGCCCTGTTCGAGGGGTACGATGCGCCGCCCACGGCTGAGGGGGTGTCGGGCGCGACCACGCGCACCGTGGTGGAATCCTCGCTGGCGATATTGATGCTGGATTTCATTCTGACTGCATTCATGTTTCAAGGAGCTTAA
- a CDS encoding ABC transporter ATP-binding protein codes for MSAPLVEVCDVNFAYDSRPILKGINMSFPKGKLIAIMGLSGCGKTTILRHIGGVLKPTKGCVKVDGQVIHELDQQGLYAMRRKMGMLFQFGALFTDMTVFDNVAFQMREHTDLPEEIIRDLVMMKLHAVGLYGTQDLMPGELSGGMARRVALARTIALDPMLIMYDEPFAGLDPISLTVVGELIRKLNDALGATSIVVTHDVQESLKIVDYVYFVSDGAIIAEGSADDIRASGEAFVKQFVHGEMDGPIPFHYPGNDFNTDLGVHA; via the coding sequence GTGTCCGCACCTCTGGTAGAAGTCTGCGATGTCAATTTCGCCTACGACAGTCGTCCTATTCTCAAAGGCATCAATATGTCCTTCCCGAAAGGAAAGCTTATCGCCATCATGGGTTTGAGCGGTTGCGGCAAGACGACCATCCTGCGCCATATCGGCGGAGTGCTCAAACCGACCAAGGGGTGCGTGAAGGTGGACGGACAGGTGATCCACGAACTGGATCAGCAGGGTTTGTATGCGATGCGCCGAAAAATGGGGATGCTGTTCCAGTTTGGCGCGCTGTTCACCGACATGACGGTGTTCGATAACGTGGCGTTCCAGATGCGCGAGCATACCGACCTGCCGGAGGAGATCATCCGCGACCTGGTGATGATGAAGTTGCATGCGGTGGGGCTGTATGGCACGCAGGATTTGATGCCCGGCGAACTTTCGGGCGGCATGGCACGGCGCGTGGCGCTGGCACGCACAATCGCGCTGGACCCGATGCTGATCATGTACGACGAGCCGTTCGCCGGTCTGGATCCGATCTCGCTGACGGTGGTGGGCGAGCTGATCCGCAAGCTGAACGATGCGCTGGGGGCGACTTCCATCGTGGTGACGCACGATGTGCAGGAATCGCTGAAGATCGTGGATTATGTCTATTTCGTTTCGGATGGTGCAATCATCGCGGAAGGTTCGGCAGACGATATCCGCGCTTCCGGCGAGGCATTCGTGAAGCAGTTTGTTCATGGCGAGATGGACGGGCCGATCCCGTTCCATTATCCCGGCAATGATTTCAATACGGATTTGGGAGTGCATGCCTGA
- a CDS encoding sigma-54 dependent transcriptional regulator: MTLPALLIVDDDPLIRDSLRLILADDFEIHLAEDRPQAIRLLRDMASPPQLALVDLGLPPTPHRPEEGFRLITELLAHAPDIRIITLSGQSEESNARHARTLGAIDFVAKPCGPETLRSLLLDALRFQQNEQAGPGDGQPQLGIVGNSQPIQAMRSQIELYARTPYPVLIEGESGSGKELVAAALQRLSGKPDASYVVLNCAAVSPNLLESTLFGHAKGAFTGATNALTGFFEKAENGSLFLDEIGEMPQELQAKLLRVLENGEYQRVGESTTRKSNARIIAATNRDLKQAVRSGSFRVDLYHRLSVFTIQVPPLRTLSEDKLQLLEHFKQVYATQAQRPPFRLEASALEAWKQYSFPGNIRELRNIVIRLTTKHPGSEVNARQLEAEFDPQLELTGTTPAELSADIRQVLQQGGFDLDDLLLGYTARYIDAAMELAHGNVSEAAKLLGIARTTLYSRMEAVQKHKAQRVL, encoded by the coding sequence GTGACACTTCCAGCCCTGCTTATTGTCGATGACGACCCACTCATACGCGATTCCCTACGCCTGATTCTGGCTGACGATTTCGAAATTCATCTTGCTGAAGACCGTCCCCAGGCAATACGCCTGTTGCGCGACATGGCGAGTCCGCCGCAACTGGCACTGGTCGATCTTGGCTTGCCGCCCACACCCCACCGTCCGGAAGAAGGCTTCCGCCTCATTACCGAACTGCTGGCGCATGCACCCGACATCAGGATCATCACGCTGTCCGGACAAAGCGAGGAAAGCAATGCCCGGCATGCGCGCACCCTCGGTGCCATCGATTTCGTCGCCAAACCCTGCGGACCGGAGACACTGCGATCTCTTTTACTCGATGCCCTGCGTTTCCAGCAAAACGAACAGGCAGGCCCGGGCGATGGCCAGCCGCAGCTCGGCATCGTCGGCAACAGTCAGCCCATCCAGGCGATGCGCAGCCAGATCGAACTGTATGCAAGGACGCCATATCCGGTATTGATTGAAGGCGAATCCGGCAGCGGCAAGGAATTGGTCGCCGCCGCCCTGCAACGCCTGAGCGGCAAACCCGACGCCTCCTATGTAGTGCTTAATTGCGCCGCCGTTTCGCCCAACCTTCTTGAATCCACATTGTTCGGTCATGCAAAAGGCGCCTTCACCGGCGCCACCAATGCACTGACCGGTTTTTTCGAGAAGGCAGAGAACGGCTCCCTGTTCCTGGATGAAATCGGCGAAATGCCGCAGGAGCTGCAAGCCAAGTTGCTGCGCGTATTGGAGAACGGCGAATATCAGCGTGTCGGCGAATCCACCACGCGAAAAAGCAACGCACGCATCATCGCCGCCACCAACCGCGACCTGAAACAAGCCGTACGCAGTGGATCTTTCCGCGTCGATCTCTACCACCGCTTAAGCGTTTTCACGATTCAGGTTCCGCCATTGCGTACCCTGAGCGAGGACAAGCTGCAACTGCTGGAGCACTTCAAGCAAGTCTATGCCACACAGGCGCAGCGCCCCCCGTTCAGGCTGGAAGCCTCGGCACTGGAAGCCTGGAAGCAATATTCTTTTCCCGGCAATATCCGCGAACTGCGCAATATCGTCATCCGCCTGACCACCAAGCATCCGGGCAGCGAAGTCAACGCAAGGCAATTGGAAGCCGAGTTCGACCCTCAACTGGAGCTGACGGGAACCACGCCAGCCGAGTTGTCCGCCGATATCCGGCAAGTCCTGCAACAAGGCGGTTTCGATCTGGACGACCTGTTGTTGGGCTATACTGCCCGCTACATCGATGCCGCAATGGAATTGGCGCACGGCAATGTCAGCGAAGCGGCCAAGTTGCTGGGTATCGCGCGTACCACGCTATACAGCCGCATGGAAGCAGTACAAAAACATAAGGCACAGAGAGTTCTGTAA
- a CDS encoding AAA family ATPase → MYLEHFGLTEPPFKITPVTDFFFSGANRGEILDALIYAIRDSEGIIKVSGEVGSGKTMLCRMLLDRLPSNIKAIYLANPSMSRDELLYAIADRLDLSLEGQRVNVILQTLQNQLEAMYERGERCVVLVDEAHAMPLDTLEELRLLYNLQVGKHKLIQIVLFGQPELDEKLNQSNMRQLKDRIVHHFSILPISRKVINDYLMFRMRAAGYKGPDIFSPAAVLLIGKSSQGLMRRVNILADKALLAAFVENTHKIEVRHVQAAIRDSEMIPMRSWSNRKSISMAGGVALLAATLAGAGWFVGQNSGNSNEAEAQRTRPITVSAVPNQPPAASSAVTAVVPVSAASTASDVAATSSVAAPPSIAATSSVADTSNVTLLPLDRTLTLPAEQSSSRQQGGLTKLKTQKSAPAPHMRPASDESLLQQRLDATGAALSGPRRGNLSIQLFYTDDIRPERMERFLGRAQRLGKFAEIYIVPIKLNGKDGYRVLYGLYANNDAARTGMEELPQRYKDAFAPTLYLLDGSQNTP, encoded by the coding sequence ATGTATCTGGAGCACTTCGGACTGACCGAACCGCCTTTCAAGATCACCCCCGTCACCGATTTTTTCTTTTCCGGCGCCAACCGGGGCGAAATTCTCGATGCCTTGATCTACGCCATCAGGGACAGCGAAGGGATCATCAAGGTCAGCGGCGAGGTCGGCAGCGGCAAAACCATGTTATGCCGCATGCTGCTGGACCGGCTGCCCTCCAACATCAAGGCAATCTACCTCGCCAACCCCAGCATGTCGCGCGACGAGCTGCTGTACGCCATCGCCGACCGGCTCGACCTGAGCCTTGAGGGACAGCGCGTCAACGTCATCCTGCAGACATTGCAAAACCAGCTGGAAGCCATGTACGAGCGCGGCGAGCGCTGCGTGGTACTGGTCGATGAGGCGCATGCCATGCCGCTGGATACGCTGGAAGAACTACGCCTGTTGTACAACCTGCAGGTCGGCAAACACAAGCTGATCCAGATCGTGCTGTTCGGACAGCCGGAACTGGACGAAAAACTTAATCAGAGCAACATGCGCCAACTGAAGGATCGCATCGTGCATCACTTCAGCATCCTGCCGATCTCGCGCAAGGTGATCAACGATTATTTGATGTTTCGCATGCGCGCCGCCGGATACAAGGGCCCGGATATCTTCTCGCCCGCAGCCGTGCTGCTCATCGGCAAATCCTCGCAGGGGTTGATGCGCCGCGTCAACATCCTCGCCGACAAGGCACTGCTTGCGGCCTTTGTGGAAAATACCCACAAGATCGAAGTGCGTCATGTGCAGGCCGCCATCCGCGACAGCGAGATGATTCCCATGCGCAGCTGGAGCAACCGCAAGAGCATTTCGATGGCGGGCGGCGTTGCTCTGCTCGCCGCCACGCTGGCGGGCGCAGGTTGGTTCGTGGGACAAAACTCCGGCAATTCAAACGAAGCAGAGGCACAACGCACAAGGCCTATCACTGTCAGTGCTGTGCCAAACCAGCCGCCTGCGGCAAGCTCTGCGGTGACTGCCGTGGTTCCGGTTTCTGCAGCCTCCACGGCTTCCGACGTTGCGGCCACCTCGTCGGTCGCGGCTCCCCCATCGATTGCGGCAACCTCGTCGGTTGCTGACACTTCCAACGTCACGCTCCTGCCTCTCGACAGGACGCTCACTCTCCCCGCCGAGCAATCCTCTTCCAGACAGCAGGGGGGACTGACAAAACTCAAGACTCAGAAATCGGCCCCGGCACCCCATATGCGGCCCGCCTCGGATGAATCGCTGCTGCAACAGCGCCTCGACGCCACTGGTGCCGCCCTGTCGGGGCCGAGACGCGGGAACCTCAGTATCCAGTTGTTCTATACAGACGATATCCGCCCCGAGCGCATGGAGCGCTTTCTGGGCCGGGCTCAGAGATTGGGGAAATTTGCCGAGATATATATTGTGCCGATCAAGTTGAACGGCAAGGACGGATACCGCGTTCTGTATGGCCTGTATGCCAATAACGACGCGGCCCGCACAGGCATGGAAGAATTGCCGCAACGCTATAAAGACGCTTTTGCACCGACTTTGTACTTGCTAGATGGCTCGCAGAATACGCCCTAA